In a genomic window of Amycolatopsis japonica:
- a CDS encoding methionine ABC transporter ATP-binding protein, which produces MITVENLSKSFPLNGNPVVALRDVSVDIQAGSLFGVVGPAGSGKSTLARCIGLQERPDRGVVRLDGLNTGTLDGRRLREIRRQVGVVSTKPELLAERTIAGNIASPLEQLGLDGPQRRNRVGNLLDLVGLTPRAGQRPGDLSEGQLRRVAIAKALAAGPSVLLADDPTAGVQAEESGAVLTVLDRARAELGVTVLLTTPDAGVVRRVCDDVAVLEAGAIIERGTVLDLVSDPNSRTAQALLPAIETGRAQASKYDRAVDVVLVGFASVGALLPEAAGRFDVELATIGGGLTRIGDTPVGRFRLGVRGERADAALAWIAERGGHVTHPVRGPQGVAA; this is translated from the coding sequence GTGATCACTGTCGAAAACCTGTCCAAATCCTTTCCCCTCAACGGAAATCCCGTCGTCGCGCTGCGCGATGTGAGCGTGGACATCCAAGCGGGCTCGCTGTTCGGAGTCGTCGGCCCGGCCGGCTCCGGCAAGTCGACCCTCGCTCGTTGCATCGGTCTTCAGGAGCGTCCCGACCGTGGCGTCGTCCGCCTCGACGGCCTCAACACAGGGACTCTCGACGGACGCCGTCTGCGCGAGATCCGGCGGCAGGTCGGTGTCGTGAGCACCAAACCGGAATTGCTCGCCGAGCGCACCATCGCCGGCAACATCGCTTCGCCGCTCGAACAGCTCGGTCTCGACGGGCCGCAGCGGCGCAACCGGGTCGGCAACCTGCTCGACCTGGTCGGGCTCACCCCCCGGGCGGGGCAGCGGCCGGGCGACCTGTCCGAAGGGCAGCTGCGCCGAGTGGCCATCGCCAAGGCGCTGGCCGCCGGGCCGTCCGTGCTCTTGGCCGACGACCCGACCGCCGGCGTGCAGGCCGAGGAGTCCGGCGCGGTCCTCACCGTGCTCGACCGGGCCCGTGCCGAGCTCGGAGTCACCGTGCTGCTCACCACTCCCGACGCCGGCGTGGTTCGCCGTGTCTGCGACGACGTCGCGGTTCTGGAAGCCGGGGCGATCATCGAACGCGGGACCGTGCTCGACCTGGTCTCCGACCCGAACAGCCGTACTGCGCAGGCGCTGCTTCCCGCGATCGAGACCGGGCGTGCGCAGGCCTCGAAGTACGACCGCGCGGTGGACGTCGTGCTGGTCGGCTTCGCCTCGGTCGGTGCGTTGCTCCCGGAGGCCGCCGGTCGCTTCGACGTCGAACTCGCCACCATCGGCGGTGGCCTGACCCGGATCGGCGACACGCCGGTTGGCCGGTTCCGTCTCGGTGTCCGCGGTGAGCGTGCGGACGCCGCGCTCGCCTGGATCGCCGAGCGCGGCGGCCACGTGACCCACCCGGTCCGCGGACCGCAGGGTGTCGCTGCCTGA
- a CDS encoding TatD family hydrolase, translating into MGAEKKELPPVPDRLPVSVVDAHTHLDACGAVTAADVTAVVDRAERAGVSRVITVADDLAAARWAAQASTWDPRVWAAVAIHPTRTKEFSEAEKSEVESLAKESRVVAVGETGLDYYWDYSPHDAQQDAFRWHIDLAKRIGKPLMIHDRDAHDDVLRILEEEGAPEQVVFHCFSGDEHIARRCVDAGYVLSFAGTVSFRNARGLHEAARIVPADQYLVETDAPFLTPHPFRGRPNEPYCAAYTVRHLATLRGEAVHEVAESVRKTAERVFRLPTVTAG; encoded by the coding sequence ATGGGTGCGGAGAAGAAGGAGCTGCCGCCGGTCCCGGACAGGTTGCCGGTTTCGGTGGTGGACGCGCACACCCACCTCGACGCGTGCGGCGCGGTCACCGCGGCTGATGTGACAGCCGTGGTCGACCGCGCCGAGCGCGCCGGCGTGTCACGGGTGATCACCGTCGCGGACGATCTCGCGGCCGCTCGCTGGGCCGCGCAAGCGTCCACTTGGGACCCGCGGGTTTGGGCCGCCGTCGCGATCCATCCCACGCGCACCAAGGAATTCTCCGAAGCCGAGAAATCCGAAGTGGAGAGTCTCGCGAAAGAGTCCAGAGTGGTCGCGGTCGGCGAGACCGGCCTCGACTACTACTGGGACTATTCGCCTCACGACGCCCAGCAGGACGCTTTCCGGTGGCACATCGATCTCGCCAAGCGCATCGGCAAGCCGCTGATGATCCATGATCGAGACGCCCACGACGACGTTCTCCGGATCCTCGAGGAAGAGGGGGCGCCCGAGCAGGTCGTCTTCCACTGTTTCTCGGGGGACGAGCACATCGCTCGCCGGTGTGTCGACGCGGGATACGTGCTGTCCTTCGCCGGGACGGTCAGCTTCCGCAACGCCCGGGGTCTCCACGAGGCGGCGCGGATCGTGCCGGCGGACCAGTACCTCGTCGAAACGGACGCTCCCTTCCTGACCCCGCATCCGTTCCGTGGGCGGCCGAACGAGCCCTACTGCGCCGCCTACACGGTTCGGCACCTCGCCACCCTCAGGGGCGAGGCGGTGCACGAGGTGGCCGAATCGGTGCGAAAGACCGCTGAGCGGGTCTTCCGTTTGCCGACAGTCACCGCCGGTTGA
- a CDS encoding DUF222 domain-containing protein, whose amino-acid sequence MTSKNNPKAFPLNLPEGDAELLLDELQTRLREGRRLFAEVGQILAEIESRGVRDLYGYNSIAAFYEHVARVPRAEAQRVTGRALALNSRRARDGTTIDPVAPLTGESASTGALAEAGIDRIVTVMKRLPDHLDADERLEAEKGLVELAGVARPRDVTMAGTDLLARHDPDGKPKDDPEPKRQRSEFWLRQKRTGRWDMRGNLDPETGARLNALLVPRAYPAPGEVADDRAPAERRGDAFAEIVDLAEAGPDIPAPRQTAERVTEEPQPAQPSEEPASRPKPTQMPPQGRQSPYRGSGEGVQESAATERSRNVAHLRPPRWWARLSRPRSGNAAQPHKPLTA is encoded by the coding sequence ATGACCAGCAAAAACAATCCCAAGGCCTTCCCGCTCAACCTGCCGGAAGGTGACGCCGAACTGCTCCTCGACGAGTTGCAGACACGGCTACGCGAAGGGCGACGTCTGTTCGCCGAAGTCGGCCAGATCCTGGCCGAGATCGAGTCACGTGGGGTCCGAGACCTCTACGGATACAACTCGATCGCCGCCTTCTACGAGCATGTGGCTCGAGTGCCTCGAGCAGAGGCTCAGAGAGTGACCGGCAGAGCGCTCGCGCTCAATTCGAGACGGGCGCGCGACGGCACGACGATCGACCCCGTCGCGCCGTTGACCGGTGAATCGGCCAGCACCGGCGCGTTGGCCGAGGCCGGTATCGACCGGATCGTCACCGTCATGAAGAGGCTGCCGGACCACCTCGACGCGGACGAGCGGCTTGAGGCCGAAAAGGGCCTGGTCGAACTCGCGGGCGTCGCAAGACCGCGCGACGTCACGATGGCGGGCACCGACCTGCTCGCGCGACATGATCCGGATGGGAAGCCCAAAGACGATCCCGAGCCGAAACGTCAGCGAAGCGAATTCTGGTTGCGCCAGAAACGGACCGGCCGCTGGGACATGCGCGGAAACCTCGACCCCGAGACGGGCGCCCGCCTGAACGCGCTCCTGGTGCCGCGTGCGTATCCGGCTCCCGGCGAAGTAGCCGACGACCGTGCGCCCGCGGAGAGACGCGGCGACGCGTTCGCGGAGATCGTCGATCTCGCGGAGGCCGGCCCGGACATCCCCGCGCCCCGGCAGACCGCGGAGCGGGTCACTGAGGAGCCTCAGCCCGCACAGCCCAGCGAGGAACCCGCGAGCCGCCCTAAGCCCACCCAGATGCCGCCACAGGGCCGCCAGAGCCCCTACCGCGGCAGCGGCGAGGGCGTTCAAGAGTCCGCCGCGACTGAACGATCCCGGAATGTCGCTCACCTGCGTCCCCCTCGATGGTGGGCACGACTGTCGAGACCGAGATCCGGGAACGCGGCGCAACCTCATAAGCCTTTAACGGCCTGA
- the rsmA gene encoding 16S rRNA (adenine(1518)-N(6)/adenine(1519)-N(6))-dimethyltransferase RsmA, giving the protein MTELLGPAEIRALAAELDVRPTKKLGQNFVHDPNTVRRIVDLSGVGEGDVVLEVGPGLGSLTLGLLATGAEVVAVEIDPVLAGRLPDTAAERGGAERLTVVGADALRITSDDLPARPTALVANLPYNVAVPVVLHLLAELPSLTSGLVMVQTEVADRMAAGPGSRTYGVPSVKLAWYGKARKVAAVPRAVFWPVPNVDSALVAFERGEVVSSVDRERLFAVVDAAFSQRRKTLRAALASWAGSAERAGELLEKAGIDPKTRGEQLDVHQFARIAAVAG; this is encoded by the coding sequence GTGACTGAACTGCTCGGTCCTGCGGAGATCAGGGCGCTGGCGGCCGAGCTGGACGTACGTCCGACCAAGAAGCTCGGCCAGAACTTCGTGCACGACCCCAATACGGTGCGACGCATCGTCGACCTCTCGGGGGTCGGTGAAGGCGACGTCGTGCTGGAGGTCGGGCCGGGCCTCGGCTCGTTGACCCTCGGACTGCTCGCGACCGGCGCCGAGGTCGTCGCGGTCGAAATCGACCCTGTGCTGGCTGGGCGATTGCCGGATACCGCAGCCGAACGGGGCGGGGCCGAACGACTGACGGTCGTCGGCGCGGACGCGTTGCGGATCACGTCCGACGACCTGCCCGCGCGTCCGACGGCGCTCGTCGCGAACCTGCCGTACAACGTCGCAGTTCCGGTCGTGCTTCACCTGCTTGCTGAACTGCCGTCGCTGACCAGCGGTCTCGTGATGGTCCAGACCGAGGTCGCGGACCGGATGGCGGCCGGCCCGGGGAGCCGGACTTATGGCGTCCCCAGCGTCAAGCTCGCTTGGTACGGAAAGGCGCGCAAGGTCGCCGCGGTGCCTCGCGCGGTGTTCTGGCCCGTTCCGAACGTGGACTCCGCACTGGTCGCTTTCGAACGGGGCGAGGTGGTGTCGTCCGTGGACCGGGAGCGATTGTTCGCGGTGGTCGACGCCGCCTTCTCCCAGCGGCGGAAGACTTTGCGTGCCGCGTTGGCGTCATGGGCCGGTTCCGCCGAACGCGCGGGGGAGCTGCTCGAGAAGGCGGGAATCGACCCCAAGACCCGCGGTGAACAGCTGGATGTCCACCAGTTCGCGCGGATTGCCGCGGTCGCCGGTTGA
- the metG gene encoding methionine--tRNA ligase, producing the protein MSTPVLTAVAWPYANGPRHIGHVSGFGVPSDVFSRYQRMAGNRVLMVSGTDEHGTPITVQADKEGMTSQQTADKYTRQIGQDLQGLGLTYDLFTRTTTGNHAEVTQQIFLALHRNGYVVPKTTRGAISPSTGRTLPDRYIEGTCPICGYDGARGDQCDNCGNQLDAAELINPKSRINGETPKFVETEHYFLDLSAFVETLGKWLSSKTDWRPNVLNFTKNLIDDMRPRPITRDLDWGVKIPLDGWRDQPMKRFYVWFDAVIGYFSASVEWARRTGNPDAWQEWWSNPEARSYYFMGKDNITFHAQIWPALLFGHNGEGDRGGVPGKYGKLHLPDEIVSSEFLTMSGSKFSTSRGTVIYVHDFLRDFGPDTLRYFISVAGPETQDTDFTWDEFVRRTNFELANEWGNLVNRSISMAHKNVGAIPRPDAPTAADEELKELSRKAFDTAGAHLQRSRFKAAASEAMRVVTAANRYLSDQEPWKLKDDPARRDSVLHTALQVVSDANTLLTPFLPHSAQKVHEALGGTGVWAAQPELQEVEDLDIPGRINPIITGDYKAEQARWKSVPIEVGKPLDKPTPLFAKLDPELGETGPEWAPISK; encoded by the coding sequence ATGAGCACCCCAGTGTTGACTGCGGTGGCCTGGCCCTACGCCAACGGCCCCCGCCACATCGGCCACGTGTCCGGATTCGGCGTCCCGTCCGACGTCTTCTCCCGCTACCAGCGAATGGCCGGCAACCGGGTGCTCATGGTGTCCGGTACCGACGAACACGGCACCCCGATCACCGTCCAGGCCGACAAAGAAGGCATGACCTCCCAGCAGACGGCCGACAAGTACACCCGCCAGATCGGCCAGGACCTGCAAGGGCTCGGCCTCACCTACGACCTGTTCACCCGCACCACCACGGGTAACCACGCCGAGGTCACGCAGCAGATCTTCCTCGCGCTGCACCGCAACGGTTACGTCGTCCCCAAGACGACCCGGGGCGCGATCAGCCCCTCGACCGGCCGCACCCTGCCCGACCGCTACATCGAGGGCACCTGCCCGATCTGCGGCTACGACGGCGCGCGCGGTGACCAGTGCGACAACTGCGGCAATCAGCTCGACGCGGCCGAGCTGATCAACCCGAAGTCCCGGATCAACGGTGAAACGCCGAAGTTCGTCGAGACCGAGCACTATTTCCTCGACCTGTCCGCGTTCGTCGAGACCCTGGGCAAATGGCTGTCCAGCAAGACCGACTGGCGTCCGAACGTCCTCAACTTCACCAAGAACCTGATCGACGACATGCGGCCGCGGCCGATCACCCGCGATCTCGACTGGGGCGTGAAGATTCCGCTGGACGGTTGGCGCGACCAGCCGATGAAGCGCTTCTACGTCTGGTTCGACGCGGTCATCGGCTACTTCTCGGCGAGCGTGGAGTGGGCGCGCCGGACCGGCAACCCGGACGCCTGGCAGGAGTGGTGGAGCAACCCGGAGGCCCGCTCCTACTACTTCATGGGCAAGGACAACATCACCTTCCACGCCCAGATCTGGCCCGCCCTGCTCTTCGGTCACAACGGCGAGGGCGACCGAGGTGGCGTGCCCGGCAAGTACGGCAAGCTGCACCTGCCCGACGAGATCGTTTCCAGCGAGTTCCTCACGATGAGCGGCTCGAAGTTCTCGACGTCGCGCGGCACGGTCATCTACGTGCACGACTTCCTTCGCGACTTCGGCCCGGACACGCTGCGGTACTTCATCTCCGTGGCGGGCCCCGAGACCCAGGACACCGACTTCACCTGGGACGAATTCGTCCGCCGGACCAACTTCGAGCTGGCCAACGAGTGGGGCAATCTCGTCAACAGGTCCATCTCGATGGCGCACAAGAACGTCGGAGCAATCCCGCGTCCCGATGCCCCCACGGCCGCCGACGAGGAGCTCAAGGAGCTCTCCCGCAAGGCGTTCGACACCGCCGGCGCCCACCTGCAGCGGTCCCGGTTCAAGGCAGCGGCGAGCGAGGCCATGCGCGTCGTCACCGCGGCCAACCGGTACCTCTCGGACCAGGAGCCGTGGAAGCTCAAGGACGACCCCGCGCGGCGCGACAGTGTTCTGCACACCGCCCTGCAGGTCGTCTCCGACGCCAACACGCTGCTGACCCCCTTCCTGCCCCACTCGGCGCAGAAGGTGCACGAGGCCCTCGGCGGCACCGGTGTCTGGGCGGCCCAGCCCGAGCTTCAGGAAGTCGAGGACCTCGACATCCCCGGCCGGATCAACCCCATCATCACCGGGGACTACAAGGCCGAGCAGGCGCGCTGGAAGTCCGTGCCCATCGAGGTGGGCAAGCCTCTGGACAAGCCGACCCCGCTGTTCGCCAAGCTGGACCCGGAGCTCGGCGAGACCGGTCCCGAATGGGCGCCGATCTCGAAATGA
- a CDS encoding GNAT family N-acetyltransferase, translated as MDDVVLEGEKVRLRDWRPGDLRPLRDLLDPTRPWHETNGPYFGTPTAAAADSTARELTTPKTEPVDPRTSLAVCDLKDGRLIGRVSWYWESRQTDWRRMGLAIYDERYWGGGYGTEALRLWTTYLFARTDTLRLDFATFSGNPGMIAVGRRLGFVEEGRFRRARRWAGGVHDAVVYGVLREEWDRMTG; from the coding sequence GTGGACGACGTTGTACTCGAAGGCGAGAAAGTCCGGCTGCGCGACTGGAGGCCCGGCGACCTCCGACCGCTTCGCGACCTACTCGATCCCACGCGGCCCTGGCATGAAACGAACGGGCCCTATTTCGGCACCCCGACCGCGGCGGCGGCCGACTCGACGGCACGCGAACTCACCACGCCCAAGACCGAGCCCGTCGATCCCCGCACCAGCCTCGCCGTATGCGATCTGAAGGACGGCAGGTTGATCGGCAGGGTCAGCTGGTACTGGGAAAGCAGGCAGACCGACTGGCGGCGGATGGGGTTGGCGATCTACGACGAGCGGTACTGGGGCGGCGGATACGGCACTGAGGCCTTGCGCCTGTGGACGACCTATTTGTTCGCTCGCACCGACACGCTCCGCCTGGACTTCGCCACGTTCTCGGGGAACCCGGGGATGATCGCCGTCGGGCGGCGGCTGGGGTTCGTGGAGGAAGGCCGGTTCCGGCGCGCGCGACGCTGGGCCGGAGGCGTGCATGACGCCGTCGTCTATGGGGTGCTCCGCGAGGAGTGGGACCGGATGACCGGATGA
- a CDS encoding resuscitation-promoting factor — protein sequence MLDRDTHYGELDYSDDPRITHQDVLAALGPDADALMAEIDVDVDELIRLISAETTMLPPIVIPDEMAEDRTAGAPMKVATKDEVIANSTRVWKKRFLKGTVMAVLLTLGGGGAAAMAMNKSVTLDVDGKQQTVHSFGDTVGEVLEDAGLSVGAHDSLSPSPQAEVGDGGVIKLERGRKLNLIVDGAPQQESWVRATNLGEALNQLGRADLAKAGTWTSLPQNGELPLEGATVEVKTLKNVTVYDGANEPRKVQTNSVTTQEFLGELRMTLGPDDEAVGGLDVKLVDGAEVHISRTGVTMVKQNEEIAPPEQKVDDPELEKGKTKVEDPGTPGQKTVTYKVTKRNGKEVGREKVSEEVITEAKPKIVKVGTKKPADPVIGDAGAWDRIAQCESTGNWAANTGNGYYGGLQFNKSTWDAYGGEQYAAYPHQASKAQQIAVAEKVRDARGGYGAWPHCGKKA from the coding sequence GTGCTCGACCGCGACACCCACTACGGCGAGCTCGACTACTCCGACGATCCGCGCATCACGCACCAGGACGTCCTGGCAGCGCTCGGCCCCGACGCCGACGCCTTGATGGCCGAGATCGACGTTGACGTCGACGAGCTGATCCGCCTGATCAGCGCCGAGACCACCATGCTTCCTCCGATCGTCATTCCGGACGAGATGGCCGAGGACCGCACCGCGGGCGCGCCGATGAAGGTCGCGACCAAGGACGAGGTCATCGCGAACTCGACCCGCGTCTGGAAGAAGCGGTTCCTCAAGGGGACCGTCATGGCGGTGCTGCTTACACTCGGCGGTGGCGGCGCGGCCGCGATGGCGATGAACAAGAGCGTCACGCTCGACGTCGACGGCAAGCAGCAGACCGTCCACAGCTTCGGCGACACCGTCGGCGAGGTCCTCGAAGACGCCGGTCTTTCGGTCGGCGCGCACGACTCGCTCTCGCCCTCGCCTCAGGCCGAGGTGGGCGACGGTGGCGTCATCAAGCTTGAGCGCGGCCGCAAGCTGAACCTGATCGTCGACGGCGCGCCGCAGCAGGAGTCCTGGGTCCGCGCGACCAACCTCGGCGAAGCGTTGAACCAGCTCGGTCGCGCCGACCTCGCCAAGGCCGGCACCTGGACTTCGCTCCCGCAGAACGGTGAGTTGCCGCTCGAGGGCGCCACCGTCGAGGTCAAGACCCTCAAGAACGTCACGGTCTACGACGGTGCGAACGAACCGCGCAAGGTTCAGACCAACTCGGTGACCACCCAGGAATTCCTCGGTGAGCTCCGGATGACCCTCGGCCCGGACGACGAGGCCGTCGGCGGTCTCGACGTCAAGCTGGTCGACGGCGCCGAGGTCCACATCAGCCGGACCGGCGTCACCATGGTCAAGCAGAACGAGGAAATCGCTCCGCCCGAGCAGAAGGTCGACGACCCGGAGCTCGAAAAGGGCAAGACCAAGGTCGAGGACCCGGGCACCCCGGGCCAGAAGACCGTGACCTACAAGGTCACCAAGCGCAACGGCAAAGAGGTCGGCCGCGAGAAGGTCTCGGAAGAGGTCATCACCGAGGCCAAGCCCAAGATCGTCAAGGTTGGAACCAAGAAGCCCGCCGATCCGGTCATCGGAGACGCCGGAGCCTGGGACCGCATCGCGCAGTGCGAGTCGACCGGCAACTGGGCCGCCAACACCGGCAACGGCTACTACGGTGGCCTGCAGTTCAACAAGAGCACCTGGGACGCCTACGGTGGCGAGCAGTACGCCGCGTACCCGCACCAGGCCAGCAAGGCCCAGCAGATCGCTGTCGCCGAGAAGGTTCGCGACGCGCGTGGTGGCTACGGCGCTTGGCCGCACTGCGGCAAGAAGGCCTGA
- a CDS encoding ABC-F family ATP-binding cassette domain-containing protein — translation MANLVNLESVSKSFGVRPLLDGVSLGVAEGQRIGVVGLNGGGKTTLLEVLAGISEPDTGRVSQVRGLRMAVVTQRTELPAGSTVGDVVLERYGAEHEWAADARVRSIMDGLGITALGVEKETANLSGGERRRVALAAALTGELDLVVLDEPTNHLDVEGVRWLADHLLNRKIAVVVVTHDRWFLDTVASLTWEVTNGRVEQYEGGYADWIFARAERARLAATAEEKRQNLARKELAWLRRGPQARTSKPRYRVEAAEALISDVPEPRDSVELQAFARRRLGKTVLEIEDATLTVGDRTLLDHVTWRIGPGDRVGLVGVNGSGKTTLLKLLGGDKEPETGRRIQGKTVSLAHLRQELDDLPGDLRVLQAIEEVSGRVVFGKQELTASQLAEKLGFPAARQWTPVEDLSGGERRRLQLCRLLMAEPNVLLLDEPTNDLDIDTLQQLEDLLDSWPGSLVVVSHDRYLVERVCDTIVALFGDGQVTHLPGGIEEYLDRRAKSLEKAGSDRKAGNAQASAPKKSAAEQRAAQKELSRLERKLDQLHAKEEKLHAALLAAATDPTKLIELNTELKAVETEKEEVEAQWLETSEAIE, via the coding sequence ATGGCCAACTTGGTCAACCTGGAGTCGGTGAGCAAGTCCTTCGGGGTGCGCCCGCTGCTCGACGGTGTTTCGCTCGGTGTGGCGGAGGGGCAGCGTATCGGTGTCGTCGGTCTCAACGGGGGCGGGAAGACGACGCTGCTGGAGGTTCTCGCGGGGATCAGCGAGCCGGATACAGGACGGGTCAGTCAGGTCCGTGGCTTGCGGATGGCCGTGGTCACTCAGCGGACCGAGCTTCCCGCCGGCAGCACTGTCGGCGATGTCGTGCTGGAACGCTACGGCGCGGAGCACGAGTGGGCCGCTGACGCGCGTGTCCGGTCCATTATGGACGGTCTGGGGATCACCGCTCTAGGCGTCGAGAAGGAAACCGCGAACCTGTCCGGTGGCGAACGCCGACGGGTGGCGCTGGCGGCCGCTCTCACCGGCGAACTGGACCTCGTGGTCCTCGACGAGCCGACCAACCACCTGGACGTCGAAGGCGTGCGCTGGCTCGCGGATCACCTGCTGAACCGCAAGATCGCGGTCGTGGTCGTCACGCACGACCGGTGGTTCCTCGACACGGTCGCGAGCCTGACCTGGGAGGTCACCAACGGCCGCGTCGAGCAGTACGAAGGCGGGTATGCGGACTGGATCTTCGCGCGGGCCGAACGGGCGAGGCTGGCGGCGACCGCCGAGGAGAAACGGCAGAACCTGGCGCGTAAGGAGCTCGCGTGGCTGCGTCGCGGCCCGCAGGCTAGGACCTCGAAGCCGCGTTACCGCGTAGAGGCGGCTGAGGCGCTGATCTCCGATGTGCCGGAGCCGCGTGATTCGGTCGAGCTGCAGGCGTTCGCGCGTCGGCGGCTGGGCAAAACCGTGCTGGAGATCGAGGACGCCACGTTGACCGTCGGCGACCGCACCCTGCTCGATCACGTCACCTGGCGGATCGGGCCCGGCGATCGGGTCGGTCTGGTCGGCGTCAACGGGTCGGGCAAGACGACGCTCCTCAAGCTGCTCGGCGGCGACAAGGAGCCCGAGACGGGGCGACGCATCCAGGGCAAGACGGTCAGCCTCGCCCACCTGCGGCAGGAGCTCGACGACCTGCCAGGTGATCTGCGCGTGCTGCAGGCGATCGAAGAGGTGTCCGGCCGGGTCGTGTTCGGCAAGCAGGAGCTCACCGCTTCGCAGCTCGCCGAGAAGTTGGGGTTCCCCGCGGCGAGGCAGTGGACGCCGGTCGAAGACCTTTCCGGTGGCGAACGGCGCCGCCTGCAGTTGTGCCGGCTTCTGATGGCCGAGCCCAACGTGTTGTTGCTCGACGAGCCGACGAACGATCTCGACATCGACACCTTGCAGCAGCTCGAAGACCTGCTGGATTCCTGGCCGGGCAGCCTCGTCGTCGTCTCGCACGACCGGTACCTGGTGGAACGCGTCTGCGACACGATCGTGGCCCTGTTCGGGGATGGGCAGGTGACCCATTTGCCGGGCGGGATCGAGGAGTACCTGGACCGGCGCGCCAAGAGCCTCGAAAAGGCGGGCAGTGACCGGAAGGCGGGCAACGCTCAGGCCTCCGCGCCCAAGAAGAGTGCCGCGGAGCAGCGTGCGGCGCAGAAGGAGCTGTCCCGTCTCGAACGCAAGCTCGACCAGCTGCACGCGAAGGAAGAGAAGTTGCATGCGGCGCTGCTCGCCGCGGCGACCGATCCTACGAAGCTCATCGAGCTGAACACCGAACTGAAGGCTGTCGAAACGGAGAAAGAGGAGGTCGAAGCTCAGTGGCTTGAGACCTCCGAAGCGATCGAATGA
- a CDS encoding 4-(cytidine 5'-diphospho)-2-C-methyl-D-erythritol kinase, with amino-acid sequence MLAVVPPPVTVRVPAKVNLHLSVGDVRPDGYHELVTVFQALSLTDEVTVAVTEDPGVEVYGEGEGSVPTGANNLAWKAAQALAAHVGKADGESKVRVVLRKGIPVAGGMAGGSADAAATLVGLASLWKLDISRDELAGIAAKLGSDVPFALYGGTALGTGRGEQLVPVLSRHTFHWVLAFDQRGLSTPRVFGELDKLREEGSPPRIGSHTPVVEALASGDPRQLALLLGNDLQAAAVSLRPGLRRTLRAGVNAGALAGTVSGSGPTCAFLCADAQSAVEVAAELSGAGVCRTVRVAHGPVPGARLVGGDDAPRPSPPRVHA; translated from the coding sequence GTGCTCGCCGTCGTACCGCCCCCAGTAACCGTCAGGGTTCCCGCCAAGGTCAACCTGCACCTGTCGGTCGGTGACGTACGCCCGGACGGTTACCACGAGCTGGTGACCGTGTTCCAGGCGCTTTCTTTGACCGACGAGGTGACCGTCGCGGTCACCGAGGATCCCGGTGTCGAGGTCTACGGCGAAGGCGAAGGCTCCGTACCGACAGGGGCGAACAACCTCGCCTGGAAGGCGGCGCAGGCGCTGGCGGCACACGTCGGCAAGGCGGACGGCGAGTCCAAGGTCAGGGTCGTACTGCGCAAAGGCATCCCGGTGGCGGGCGGGATGGCCGGTGGCAGCGCCGACGCGGCCGCGACCCTGGTGGGGCTCGCGTCGCTTTGGAAGCTCGACATCTCCCGAGACGAACTGGCGGGTATCGCCGCGAAGCTCGGCAGCGATGTCCCGTTCGCGCTCTACGGCGGGACCGCGTTGGGCACCGGCCGAGGTGAGCAGCTGGTGCCGGTCTTGTCGCGGCACACCTTCCATTGGGTTCTGGCCTTCGACCAGCGAGGTCTTTCGACGCCGAGGGTGTTCGGCGAGCTGGACAAGTTGCGTGAAGAGGGCAGCCCGCCGCGGATCGGTTCGCACACTCCGGTGGTCGAGGCGCTGGCGTCCGGTGACCCGCGGCAGCTGGCGCTGCTTCTGGGTAATGACCTTCAGGCGGCCGCCGTCTCGTTGCGGCCGGGGCTGCGTCGTACCTTGCGGGCGGGGGTCAACGCGGGTGCGCTCGCCGGCACCGTCTCAGGCTCCGGACCGACCTGTGCCTTTCTGTGCGCGGATGCCCAGTCGGCCGTCGAGGTCGCCGCGGAGCTGTCCGGCGCGGGTGTCTGCCGCACGGTACGCGTCGCGCACGGGCCGGTGCCCGGAGCGCGGCTGGTCGGCGGCGACGACGCGCCGCGGCCGTCACCGCCGCGGGTGCACGCGTGA